From the genome of Streptomyces sp. JH34:
TCGCGGCGGTGAGGTCGATGAGCGGGACCCCGCGGGACGCGGCGACCGATCGGATCACCGCGGGGTGGTCGACGCCGAGGGCGTTCACCAGGAGGGCGGAGTCGTTGCCCAGCGTGCCGTCGGGTCCGAACGCGTGCCGGACCATGGGGGTGAGGAGCACCGGCCGGCCCCCACCGCCACGGACACCGTCCACCAGGGCCTCCAGGTTGCACCGGTACGTCGCTCCGTCGGTCGTCCTGTCGTTGTGTGCGAGCTGGACGAGAACGAGGTCCCCCTCGTGCATCAGGCCGAGGACGGTGGCGAAGAGACGCGGGTCCTCGAGGTACGAGACCGTGCTTTCGCCCGACGAGGCGTAGTTGGCGACCGACAGGCCCCGGCGGAAGTACTGCGTCAGCTGCTGACCCCAGCCGGTGTAGGGGACGTGTGCCTGGTCGCAGACCGTGGAGTCCCCGACGAGGAAGAGCTGGAGGGTCTCGCCGGCCCGGGTGACGCGTATCTCGGCGGGTGCGGGGTCGGATCCGCCGATGAGGAGGTTGAGGCCGGGGGAGCCGGCGCCGGGAGATCCGCTGTCGGGCCCGATGGCTGCGGCGTCGGGCCGGGTGAGGCCCTCCACGGGCCGGGTGGGTTCGCCCTCGGGGACGCGCACGTTCATCGTGAAGCTCAGTGTCACCCGCTCGCCCGCAGCGGTGACGGTCTCGGGCAGCAGCGAACGCCGTGCCCCACCACTGACGCGGGTGCTCCCCGCCGCGTCGCCGCCGATCCGGATCTCCACGTCGTACGTGCCGGGATCCACCTCGAAGTGACAGACCGTCGTGGGGCTGGTCGGTACGACCGTCCTGGTGTGCTGCTTCCCAGAGGTTCCGAGCATCGTGGACCGTCCCTTTGAATCGACTCAACCGGGACGGACCATAACCGTGGTGTGATGCCCTCACAAGAGGATGCGCGGAAGAGGGCACAGGGGGAGGGGGGGTGGCACGGTGCGTGGGACGCCCGGAGCGCCTCGAAAGGCCGCGGCCGGCGGTTCCCCGCACGGGGGAGCCGCCGGCCGGAGAAATCAGGCCGCCGGGGCCGGGTAGGTCGGGTACTCGACTCCCGAGACGTGCTGAACCACCCGGATGACCTGGGAGGAGTAGCCGAACTCGTTGTCGTACCAGAGGTAGAGGATCGCGTTGTCGCCCTCGACCTTCGTGGCGCCCGCGTCGACGATCGACGCGTGGCGCGAGCCGATGAAGTCGCTCGACACCGCGTCGGGGGCGGTGATGAAGTCGATCTGACGCCTGAGCGGTGAGGTCAGCGACACGTTGCGGAGGTACTCGAGGACCTCCTCGCGGTTGGTTCCCCGTGCCAGCTGCAGGTTCAGGATCGCGATCGAGACGTCCGGCACCGGGACGCGGATCGAGCTGCCGGTGATCTTCGCGTCGAGGTCGGGCAGCGCCTTGGTGACGGCTGACGCGGCACCCGTCTCGGTGATGACCATGTTGAGCGGCGCGGACCGGCCGCGACGGTCGGAGTTGTGGTAATTGTCCAGCAGGTTCTGGTCGTTGGTGAACGAGTGGACGGTCTCGACGTGGCCGCGCAGCACGCCGTACTCGTCGGCCATCGCCTTCAGCGGCGGGACGATGGCGTTGGTGGTGCAGGAGGCGCAGGAGATGATCTGCTCGTCCGGCTTGATCATGTCCTGGTTGACGCCGTGCACGATGTTGGGGACGTCGCCCTTGCCCGGGGCGGTCAGGACGACCTTCGCGATGCCGGGGCGGAGGTGCCGGGAGAGGCCCTCGCGGTCGCGCCAGCGGCCCGTGTTGTCGATGAGGATGGCGTCCTTGATGCCGTGCGCCGTGTAGTCCACGGCGGTCGGGTCGTCCGAGTAGATCACCTGGATCTCGTTGCCGTTGGCGATGATCCTGCTGTTCGCCTCGTCGACGGTGATCGTGCCCTGGAACTGGCCGTGGATGGAGTCGCGGCGCAGCAGTGAGGCGCGCTTCACGATGTCCTGTCCGGCGCCCTGGCGCACGACGATGGCGCGGAGGCGCAGGCCGTTGCCGGAGCCGGTCTTCTCGATGAGCAGCCGGGCCAGGAGCCGGCCGATGCGGCCGAAGCCGTAGAGGACCACGTCGCGCGGCTCGCGGCGCTCCGTCTTGTTGTCGCCCGTCGCGCCGGCCACGGCCTCGGCGGTGAAGTCGCCCACCGACAGACCGCGGTCGTCGGTCCGGTACGCCGCCGCGAGGATGCCGAGGTCGATCTGCGACGGGCCGAGGTCGAGCGAGATGAGCGCGTGCAGGAAAGGCATCGTCTCGGTGACCGAGAGCTCCTCGCCGGCTATCTGCCGGGCGAACCGGTGGGTCTTGAGGATGCTGACCACCGACTTGTTCACCAGGGAACGGCTGTGGATCAGGATCGTGACGTCCCGCTCCCTGTGCAGCTTCCCGATGAGCGGGATCATCGACTCCGCGATCTCCTCGCGGGTCTTCCAATTGGTGAACGAGTCCTCGGTGGCAGTCACAAGTCCATCTTTCGAGCTAGGCGGTGCTCATATGTTAACCGCACCCGACTTTTGATCAAGTGGTCGGTGCCCTTGCCGGCCCCGGCCAGGTCGAAATGTCGCTTTGGGATGGAAAGGACAGCCTGGTGTCCCGGCCTCCCGTTCGCGGACGAGCCGGCCGGCCCGCCCGTCCCCGCTCGCAGTGGCGGGAACCGGCGTGAGCGGAACCGGGGCTGCCGCGCGGCCGGCCGGTTCACCGCGTGGGCAGGTTGTCCCGGTCCTGTTCGAGATGGGTGTGGACACGTCGCAGCAGAGCGGCGAACCGGTCGCGTTCCTCGTGGGTGAGCGGGGCGAGGAGGTCCGCCTCGGTGGCGGACACGTCGGAGTCCAACCGGGTCAGGGCGCTCCCGCCCGCGGGTGTCAGGGTCACCTCGATGCGACGGCGGTCCGAGGGGTCGCGGGCGCACTCCACGTAGCCTGCCGCCTCCAGGTCGGTGACGGTCCTGGTCAGATCGCTCTGGTTCATGTCCAGACGCGAGGCGAGATTCCCCTTGGACAGGGGGCCGGCGTCCTCGAGCATGGCCAGGACGGTCAGGTGCCACAGCCGCAGTCCGTGAGCCGTCAGCGTGTCGGTGAGTCTCCGGCGCGCGGCCTTGCCCGTCGCGTACATGAGATAGGCGTTGAGGTCCAGCACGCTCGACGGCGTCAGGCCGGCGGTCCGGGAACCGTGCGCGGTCCCCGGGGACGGGGTGCTCTGCTGGTGCATGGTTCTTCCTGACGTGGCGACACGTGGTGACAGCCGGGATCCGAACACGACGACCCGCACGGGTCGGGTCTTCTCGCAACGACGACGAAGCTCGGTGAAGCAAGCCTAACCTAAGCGCGTAATGCCCGCTGCTGGAAGAGGAGTTGACGGTCAGTTCGTGGAACGTCGAGGGGACACGCGAAAGCCCGGCCCGCCGATGTCCTCGGCGGGCCGGGCCGGCCCGGTCCGGCTCAGCCGGGAATCCGGCGACGACCGCCCCTCGCCGCCGCCACCAGCTCGGGGAGGGTCGCCAGCTTGACCCTGGGCCGGCCGTCGCGGCGGCCCAGGGCCAGCTCGACGCGCTCGATCTCCGCCATGCCGCGGGCGTCCACGATGTGCCGGTTGCGGCGGCGCGCGAGCCGCCGGAACGCCTTGGCCCCGTGCTCCGGGGCGGGCAGCGCGCCGCCGACGGCGTCGTCCAGCAGTGTGCCCACGGTCTCGGCCGCGCAGGTCCGGTTGGCCCCGATGCCGCCCGAGGGGCCGCGCTTGATCCATCCCACGACGTACGTCCCCGGCCGGCCCGCCACCCGGCCGGCCTCGTGCGGCACGGTGCCCGTCGCCTCGTCGAACGGCAGCCCGGTGACCGGCAGTCCGCGCTGCCCGACGGCCCGCAGCAGCAGTCCGGCGGGAATCTCCCGGCCGTCCTGCGCGTCCGCGCCGTCCGTGACCCGGACCGCGCCGACCGCCCCTTCCCCGACCGCCTCCAGCGGCGCGGAGTGGAAGCGGAACACGATGCGTCGCCCCGCCGTCGGCGGACGAGTCCAGTCCACCGCCTCCCGGGCCACGTCCCGCAGCAGTGCGGCCCGGTCGCCCGGCGCGGCGGCGTCGATCGCCGCGCCGGTCCGCGGGTCGTGGTCGTCGACGACCAGCTCCACACCCTCCAGGTGCTTGAGCGCGAGCAGTTCGGACGCGGTGTACGCCGCGTCCTCGGGCCCCCGCCGCCCCAGCAGCACCACCTCGCGCACCGAGCCGGCGCGAAGCGCCTCCAGCGCGTGGCGGGCGATGTCGCCCCTGGCCAGCGCCTCCGGGTCGGAGACCAGGATCCGTGCCGCGTCGAGGGCGACGTTCCCGTTGCCGACCACGACGACCCGCTCCGCGGACAGGTCCACGGCGTCCGGAGCGACCTCGGGGTGGGCGTTGTACCAGGAGACGAGCGTCGTCGCGCAGATGCTGCCGGGCAGGTCCTCGCCGGGGATGCCGAGCCGCCGGCCCGCCGAGGCACCGACGGCGTAGATCACCGCGTCGTGGTGTGCGGCGAGTTCCTCCGGCGTGATGTCACGGCCCACTTCGAGACCGAGGTGCATGCGTACCCGTGGATGCGCGTGGAACCTGGCGAACGTGTCGCCGGCCTTCCTCGTGGACAGATGGTCGGGCGCCACGCCGTAGCGGATGAGCCCGCCCGCCACGGGCAGCCGGTCGATCAGCGTCACCTCGGCCGAGGTGTGCAGCAGCAGGTCCTCGGCCGCGTACATCCCCGCCGGCCCCGTGCCCACCACCGCGACCCGGAGCGGTGCGAAGTCCGACGGCAGGCTGCGCTTGAAGGACGGTTCGCCCCACACGTGGAAGTTCGGCCCCTCGGGGTCCTGTCCGGCTTCCCGGCCCGCGAAGTACTCCGCGTTGACCGGACCGTACTCCGCCTGTGCGGCGGGGAGGCTGTCCACGGGGAAGACCGCCTCCACCGGGCAGGCGTCGGCGCAGGCGCCGCAGTCGATACAGGACCCGGGGTCGATGTACAGCATCTCCGTCCGGCCGAAGTCGGGCTCCTCCGGCGTCGGATGGATGCAGTTGACGGGGCACACCGAGACACAGGTGGCGTCGCTGCAGCACGTCTGGGTGATGGCGTAGGTCATGTCGTCCGCTCAGATCAGATGGGCACGCTTGTAGAACACCAGTGCGGGCTTGGTGAGCAGTCGGGCGGAGGCCAGGAAGTCCATCAGGCCCGAACAGCTCGAGCGCATCATCGACTTGTGGTGCTCATTGGCCTTCGCCTCGTCCCGGGCGCGCTTCCCGTCGAGTCCGGCGTTGGCGTAGACGTCCTTGTTCACCATGCTGGTGACGATGACGTACGACGCGATCGCGATCACGAGGGCGTTGATCCGGCGCCGCACGGGGCCCGCACCGCTGAGGTGCTTGCGGGTCTCGGCCCGGGCGAACTTCATGTGCCGGGACTCCTCGACGACATGGATGTTGTTGATGGTGCGGACGAAGGGCACCACCCGTTCGTCCCGCATCCAGTCGCGCTGCATGACGTCGAGGACCTCCTCGGCGACGAGGATCGCCGCGTAGGCCGCCTCACCGAACGCCAGCGTCTTGAAGGCCCTCCCCAGCTCCACCGCGAACCGGTGCGGCCGGTACGGCGGAGCGCCCAGCTTCTGCGCGCCGCGGGCGAACATGATGGAGTGCCGGCACTCCTCGGCTATCTCCGTGAGAGCCCACTGGACGTCCGTGCTCGTGGGGTCCTTCGCGTAGACGTCCCGCAGGACCATCTGCTGCAGGATCATCTCGAACCAGATGCCGGTACTGGCCACGGACGCGGCTTCCTGGCGCGTCAGTTCCTTGCGCTGCGCCTCGGTCAGCTCGCTCCAGTACGAGGTGCCGTACAGGGTGCTCCACTCGGGGCTCGCGCCGTGGAACTCCTTGTCCAGCGGCGTGTCCCAGTCGACCTCGGTGGCGGGGTCGTAGGCCAGCGTGGCGGCCGAGTCCAGCAGGCGGCGGGTGAGGTGGTCCTCGGGCGGCCGGTCCTCTGCTTCCGGTCGAACGGTGCTGCTTGCCATGGTGCGGCTCCTCGGTTCGTCAGCGATGTCCTTGGTGCTGTCACATGTGCGTCGCCGGTGACGGCCCGTCATGTGCCGCCCTGGCGAACGGAGACGATGGCGGCGCCAGGTGAAGGACCGGTGCCGGCTCCGCCGGGCAGCCTTCCGTCTCCCTTGTTAGACGGAAGGTATAGCAAGGAGGCCGGGCGGGCCTACCCCCCAGTAAGAAATGTGCGCCGATCCCCGCGATATCTCCTCGCCCGCACCCTCGCCCGCGCGTTCCCGATCGATGACCGAGGGCTCCGCGGTGGACTCTTGTTCGCGATGTCGAACATCGTTCGCAATTTCAGCGCGAGTCATTGACGCCGCGTTGCCCCGGGCCTACGGTCCCGTCCGAAGTGACGGGCAGGGGTCGAAATATCGAACATTCCGCCCTTCTCCTCATGCGCCCCGGACCTCATCGACGAGTCGAGACGAGCCGCCATGCAACCACCCCTCCTCAGCCGGCGCCGAGCCCTCGCGGGCGGTGCCGGCGCCCTGGCCGCCGCCGGAGCACTGGGCTCCCTGTCCGGCTGCGCCGCGCCCGCGACCGCCGCGGGCCCGGGACAGACCCTGCTGCGGTACTGGCACCTGTTCGGCGGCGGCGACGGCGTCAACATGCGGGGAATGCTGGACGACTTCCGGGCCGGACACCCCGACATCGCGCTGGAGGCCGCCACCCTGCAGTGGGGCGCCCCGTACTACACCAAGCTCGGCATGGCAGGCGCCGGCGGCAGGGCCCCCGAACTCGCCGCCCTGCACCTCGCCCGCCTCGCCGGCTTCGCCCCCGGCAGGCTCCTCGACCCGTTCGACCTCGACCTGCTGGCCGGCCTCGGTGTGGACGAGAAGGACTTCCCCCCGGACATCTGGCGCCGTGGCCAGGCGGGCGGCAAGCAGTACGCCGTCCCGCTCGACACCCACCCCTTCGTCCTCTACTACCAGACCGAGGTCTGCGAGAAGGCCGGTCTCATGTCGGGGGGCCGGCTCAAGCCGATCAGCGGCGCGGACGACTTCGCCGACGCCCTGCGCGCGGCGAAGAAGGCGACCGGGCAGCCCGGGCTGGTGACCGAGACGCTCGGCCCCGACTGCATCACCCCCTGGCGGCTCTTCTCCAGCTTCTACGCCCAGACCGGCGGCACGGTGCTCTCCCCGGACGGGAAGCGCCTCGCGCTCGACGACGCCAAGGCGCTGCGCGTCCTGGAGTACCTGGCCCGGCTCGTCGAGGAGGGGCTGATGGTGCGCCGCGTCGACTACGCGGGGTCGATCGGCGTCTTCAACGGCGGGAAGACCGCGTTCCACCTCAACGGCGAGTGGGAGATCACCACCTTCAAGACCACCGGCCTCCCGTTCTCCATGACCCGCATCCCCGCGCTGTTCGGCACCGCGGCCACCCAGGCCGACTGCCACGCCTTCGTCCTGCCGCACCAGAAGGACCGGGGCGGCGCGACGAACGAGGCGGCCCACACCCTCGTCGCCTGGATGCTGAAGAACTCCGTGGCCTGGGCCCAGGGCGGCCACGTCCCCGCCTATCTGCCGGTGCTCGACGACCCCGCCTACCTCGCCCTGAAGCCGCAGTCCGAGTACCGCACGGTGATCGACGACGTGGCGCTGGACGAACCCGCGTGGTTCGCCGGCTCCGCCTCCCGCCTGTGGATCGAGCTCGGAGCCGTGTTCTCCGGGGTGCTCACCGGCTCCCGCAGCCCGCGCAACGCCCTGACCGAGGCCAAGGCCCGGCTGCGGACCCTCCTCGACACCCGCAACCCCCTCCCGGGAGCCGCGTCATGACCTCCACCACCGCGGCGGCGCCGGCACCCGTGGCGAAGCCCGCACAGGGGACGACCGGTGGTCCGGCCCGGGGCGTGCGCAGGAAGTGGACCGAGCACGGCCTGGTGTTCGTGGCGCCCTTCCTCGTCGTGTACGCCCTGTTCCTGATCTGGCCCCTCGTGTCCGGACTGGGAATGAGCCTGACCAGCGAGAACATCACCGGCTCCGGCGGGGAGTCCGTCGGCCTCGACAACTACGCCGAGGCCGTGCGCGACCCGGACGTCTGGTCCTCGCTGTGGAACACCGTCTGGTTCACGGTCCTGTCCACCGTCCCCCTCGTCGTCGTCGGCCTCGTGCTGGCCCTGCTCGCCCACCAGTTGCGCGTGGTGCAGTGGCT
Proteins encoded in this window:
- a CDS encoding rhamnogalacturonan acetylesterase — encoded protein: MLGTSGKQHTRTVVPTSPTTVCHFEVDPGTYDVEIRIGGDAAGSTRVSGGARRSLLPETVTAAGERVTLSFTMNVRVPEGEPTRPVEGLTRPDAAAIGPDSGSPGAGSPGLNLLIGGSDPAPAEIRVTRAGETLQLFLVGDSTVCDQAHVPYTGWGQQLTQYFRRGLSVANYASSGESTVSYLEDPRLFATVLGLMHEGDLVLVQLAHNDRTTDGATYRCNLEALVDGVRGGGGRPVLLTPMVRHAFGPDGTLGNDSALLVNALGVDHPAVIRSVAASRGVPLIDLTAASRAVVESSGAERSRALYLCDEEQDHTHTSEHGAGVYADLVRAELLSQGLVPRHLFR
- a CDS encoding FAD-dependent oxidoreductase, which produces MTYAITQTCCSDATCVSVCPVNCIHPTPEEPDFGRTEMLYIDPGSCIDCGACADACPVEAVFPVDSLPAAQAEYGPVNAEYFAGREAGQDPEGPNFHVWGEPSFKRSLPSDFAPLRVAVVGTGPAGMYAAEDLLLHTSAEVTLIDRLPVAGGLIRYGVAPDHLSTRKAGDTFARFHAHPRVRMHLGLEVGRDITPEELAAHHDAVIYAVGASAGRRLGIPGEDLPGSICATTLVSWYNAHPEVAPDAVDLSAERVVVVGNGNVALDAARILVSDPEALARGDIARHALEALRAGSVREVVLLGRRGPEDAAYTASELLALKHLEGVELVVDDHDPRTGAAIDAAAPGDRAALLRDVAREAVDWTRPPTAGRRIVFRFHSAPLEAVGEGAVGAVRVTDGADAQDGREIPAGLLLRAVGQRGLPVTGLPFDEATGTVPHEAGRVAGRPGTYVVGWIKRGPSGGIGANRTCAAETVGTLLDDAVGGALPAPEHGAKAFRRLARRRNRHIVDARGMAEIERVELALGRRDGRPRVKLATLPELVAAARGGRRRIPG
- a CDS encoding MarR family transcriptional regulator; translation: MHQQSTPSPGTAHGSRTAGLTPSSVLDLNAYLMYATGKAARRRLTDTLTAHGLRLWHLTVLAMLEDAGPLSKGNLASRLDMNQSDLTRTVTDLEAAGYVECARDPSDRRRIEVTLTPAGGSALTRLDSDVSATEADLLAPLTHEERDRFAALLRRVHTHLEQDRDNLPTR
- a CDS encoding glyceraldehyde-3-phosphate dehydrogenase; protein product: MTATEDSFTNWKTREEIAESMIPLIGKLHRERDVTILIHSRSLVNKSVVSILKTHRFARQIAGEELSVTETMPFLHALISLDLGPSQIDLGILAAAYRTDDRGLSVGDFTAEAVAGATGDNKTERREPRDVVLYGFGRIGRLLARLLIEKTGSGNGLRLRAIVVRQGAGQDIVKRASLLRRDSIHGQFQGTITVDEANSRIIANGNEIQVIYSDDPTAVDYTAHGIKDAILIDNTGRWRDREGLSRHLRPGIAKVVLTAPGKGDVPNIVHGVNQDMIKPDEQIISCASCTTNAIVPPLKAMADEYGVLRGHVETVHSFTNDQNLLDNYHNSDRRGRSAPLNMVITETGAASAVTKALPDLDAKITGSSIRVPVPDVSIAILNLQLARGTNREEVLEYLRNVSLTSPLRRQIDFITAPDAVSSDFIGSRHASIVDAGATKVEGDNAILYLWYDNEFGYSSQVIRVVQHVSGVEYPTYPAPAA
- a CDS encoding extracellular solute-binding protein; this translates as MQPPLLSRRRALAGGAGALAAAGALGSLSGCAAPATAAGPGQTLLRYWHLFGGGDGVNMRGMLDDFRAGHPDIALEAATLQWGAPYYTKLGMAGAGGRAPELAALHLARLAGFAPGRLLDPFDLDLLAGLGVDEKDFPPDIWRRGQAGGKQYAVPLDTHPFVLYYQTEVCEKAGLMSGGRLKPISGADDFADALRAAKKATGQPGLVTETLGPDCITPWRLFSSFYAQTGGTVLSPDGKRLALDDAKALRVLEYLARLVEEGLMVRRVDYAGSIGVFNGGKTAFHLNGEWEITTFKTTGLPFSMTRIPALFGTAATQADCHAFVLPHQKDRGGATNEAAHTLVAWMLKNSVAWAQGGHVPAYLPVLDDPAYLALKPQSEYRTVIDDVALDEPAWFAGSASRLWIELGAVFSGVLTGSRSPRNALTEAKARLRTLLDTRNPLPGAAS
- a CDS encoding diiron oxygenase codes for the protein MASSTVRPEAEDRPPEDHLTRRLLDSAATLAYDPATEVDWDTPLDKEFHGASPEWSTLYGTSYWSELTEAQRKELTRQEAASVASTGIWFEMILQQMVLRDVYAKDPTSTDVQWALTEIAEECRHSIMFARGAQKLGAPPYRPHRFAVELGRAFKTLAFGEAAYAAILVAEEVLDVMQRDWMRDERVVPFVRTINNIHVVEESRHMKFARAETRKHLSGAGPVRRRINALVIAIASYVIVTSMVNKDVYANAGLDGKRARDEAKANEHHKSMMRSSCSGLMDFLASARLLTKPALVFYKRAHLI